A region of Deinococcus rubellus DNA encodes the following proteins:
- the sdaAB gene encoding L-serine ammonia-lyase, iron-sulfur-dependent subunit beta, translating into MSLLDMIGPVMIGPSSSHTAGACRIGQVARQLLGQTPAHAEIGLHASFAKTGKGHGTHLALVAGLLGYAPDDARLPQAFGEAASAGLTFNFETVDLGDVHPNSARLTVSGNGQTVTVIGSSTGGGVIEIIRVDGFKVSFSGGAFTLLTRYNDAVGVIAKVAGLLAADHVNIAALTCDRDKRGGNAMLCIELDQTLGNAAQHFLLSWPEMDWVRMVQPVMDAGIVAPVLLGTTA; encoded by the coding sequence ATGAGCCTCCTTGACATGATTGGCCCGGTGATGATCGGACCGAGCAGCAGCCACACCGCCGGGGCCTGCCGCATCGGGCAGGTGGCGCGGCAACTCCTGGGCCAAACGCCTGCGCACGCCGAGATCGGGCTGCACGCCAGCTTCGCCAAGACCGGCAAAGGGCACGGCACCCACCTCGCCCTGGTTGCCGGGCTGCTCGGCTACGCACCGGACGACGCCCGACTGCCGCAGGCGTTTGGAGAAGCTGCCTCGGCAGGCCTCACCTTCAACTTCGAGACGGTGGACCTGGGCGACGTGCATCCCAACTCGGCGCGGCTGACGGTCAGCGGCAACGGGCAGACAGTCACAGTGATCGGCTCCAGCACCGGGGGCGGCGTCATCGAGATCATCCGGGTGGACGGCTTCAAGGTCAGCTTTTCTGGCGGGGCCTTTACGCTGCTGACGCGCTACAACGACGCGGTGGGCGTGATCGCCAAGGTCGCCGGGCTGCTGGCCGCCGACCACGTCAACATTGCCGCGCTGACCTGTGACCGCGACAAGCGCGGCGGTAACGCCATGCTGTGCATAGAACTGGATCAGACGCTAGGCAACGCGGCACAGCACTTTCTGCTGAGCTGGCCGGAAATGGACTGGGTCAGGATGGTGCAGCCGGTGATGGACGCCGGGATCGTCGCGCCAGTCCTGCTGGGGACAACGGCATGA
- the nth gene encoding endonuclease III, translated as MPANPASPAALKRRATGVLARLGEAYPDARTELEYRNPFELLIATVLSAQATDRSVNAATPALFAAYPDARSMSAAPVEHVETLIRTIGLYRNKARNLVALSGLLIERHGGEVPNSFDAVVALPGAGRKTANVVLSNAYGYAAIAVDTHVGRLARRLGFSAHTNPDKVELDLQRFFPREKWVFLHHALILHGRRICLARTPQCSACTLLSLCPRLGVERSS; from the coding sequence ATGCCTGCCAATCCTGCTTCTCCCGCCGCACTCAAGCGCCGCGCCACCGGGGTGCTGGCTCGACTCGGGGAGGCGTATCCTGACGCCCGCACCGAGCTGGAATACCGCAACCCGTTCGAGTTGCTGATCGCCACCGTGCTCTCGGCGCAGGCCACCGACAGAAGCGTGAACGCCGCCACGCCCGCGCTATTCGCCGCCTACCCCGACGCCCGGTCCATGAGCGCCGCTCCCGTCGAGCATGTCGAGACGCTGATCCGCACCATCGGCCTCTACCGCAACAAGGCCAGAAACCTTGTGGCGCTCTCCGGACTGCTGATCGAGCGGCACGGCGGCGAGGTGCCCAACAGTTTTGACGCGGTGGTGGCCCTGCCGGGAGCCGGGCGCAAGACCGCCAACGTGGTGCTGAGTAACGCCTACGGGTACGCCGCCATTGCGGTGGATACCCACGTGGGGCGGCTCGCACGGCGGCTGGGCTTCAGCGCCCACACCAATCCCGATAAGGTCGAACTCGACTTGCAGCGGTTCTTTCCCAGAGAAAAGTGGGTTTTCCTGCACCACGCCCTGATCCTGCACGGACGGCGAATCTGCCTGGCGCGCACCCCGCAGTGCTCGGCCTGCACGCTGCTGAGCCTGTGTCCCCGGCTGGGCGTTGAGCGCAGCAGCTAA
- a CDS encoding HAD family hydrolase translates to MIFDAVLFDMDGVLVDSEVVAGRVWLQTLGEHGLTLDHADYMTRAVGSTVPNLYAGLARDHGWTPAPEFEQQLAERLAEAFAAVQEVPGAAQTLQALKAVGVPFAVASNSLREKLRPKLKAAGLDKLIGAHAYDPAHVGGRGKPLPDLYLFAAQQLGAKVERCLVVEDSLPGLAAGLSAGATGWGFIGGGHNADGVALEEAGAERVIVSHAELREMLGI, encoded by the coding sequence ATGATTTTCGATGCGGTGCTCTTTGATATGGACGGCGTGTTGGTAGACAGCGAAGTGGTCGCGGGCCGGGTCTGGCTGCAGACGCTGGGCGAACATGGCCTGACGCTGGACCACGCCGATTACATGACTCGGGCAGTGGGCAGCACGGTGCCGAACCTCTACGCGGGCCTGGCGCGTGATCACGGCTGGACGCCCGCGCCCGAGTTCGAGCAGCAGCTGGCCGAGCGCCTGGCCGAAGCGTTCGCGGCGGTGCAGGAAGTGCCGGGCGCGGCCCAGACCCTGCAAGCACTCAAAGCGGTGGGTGTGCCGTTTGCGGTGGCAAGCAACAGTCTGCGCGAGAAGCTCCGTCCCAAGCTGAAGGCGGCGGGCCTGGACAAGCTGATCGGCGCTCACGCCTACGACCCGGCGCACGTGGGCGGTCGGGGCAAGCCGCTGCCGGATCTGTACCTTTTTGCAGCCCAGCAACTCGGCGCGAAGGTTGAGCGCTGCCTGGTGGTGGAAGATAGTCTGCCCGGACTGGCGGCGGGCCTCAGTGCGGGGGCGACGGGCTGGGGCTTTATTGGCGGCGGCCATAACGCAGACGGCGTGGCGCTCGAAGAAGCTGGGGCTGAGCGGGTCATCGTGTCGCACGCCGAATTGCGGGAAATGTTGGGCATTTGA
- the polA gene encoding DNA polymerase I, whose amino-acid sequence MMPAPDTAVLIDGHALAFRSYFALPPLTSKSGEPTHAILGFMRQLTKLMKQTSNQVIVVFDPPVRTFRKEQYDDYKAGRAETPSDLPAQINRIRAIVDAVGLPRLEVNGYEADDVIGTLAKKAEAHGMNAVIVTSDRDSYQLLTERVKVLTSDFKLLGPADVLEKYGVSVSQWVDYRSLTGDASDNIPGAKGIGPKTASKLLQEHGTLDEVIARAQDGTLEPKGAREKILASLSNVYKSRDLSCMVTDLPLDIEMATHAGAGDPATLDALLTELDLGSVRRDLEALRSGEIGESTPVAEPASLLREVPQAEWRTPGEGVMWGYLLSREDDLSAELLQAATYDSDVTRTAPLEFEPVEQESLETTSSPEEALFEEVASNKKAKSKAKPKPEPLGHVNEAEFVGQREIRAAGAKALATHLQVRGLKIEPGDDPLLIAYLLDPANTAMPAVSQRYLHARWPGDAAGRAALSGQLWELLLPQLDEARLKLYYDIEKPLSQVLARMEVRGVKLDSAYLRGLSGAMGARIQTLEAEIHVHAGHVFSVSSRDQLEAVLYDELQLETGRKTKLTGKRSTAVAALEPLRDEHPIIPALLEYRELSKLRGTYLDPMPNLVNPRTGRLHTTFAQTIAATGRLSSLNPNLQNIPIRSAVGREIRKGFIAEAGFTLLSADYSQIELRLLADISGDLLMQEAFQTGADIHRRTASQVLGVDENNVSIEQRRAAKTVNFGVLYGMSAHRLSRDLGIPYADASGFIDRYFETYPGIRGYIDRTLAFGREHGYVETLYGRRRYVPELVSTNRTVREAGERLAYNMPIQGTAADIIKIAMIRLDEPLMALGARMLLQVHDELLVEAPLGKADEVAELVKATMMGAAQLSVPLNVEVGRGPDWFDTK is encoded by the coding sequence ATGATGCCCGCCCCCGACACCGCTGTCCTGATTGACGGGCACGCCCTGGCCTTCCGCTCGTATTTCGCACTGCCGCCGCTGACCAGCAAGAGCGGCGAGCCGACCCACGCCATTCTCGGCTTCATGCGCCAGCTCACAAAACTGATGAAGCAGACCAGCAACCAGGTGATCGTGGTGTTCGACCCGCCGGTCAGGACCTTTCGCAAGGAGCAGTACGACGACTACAAGGCGGGCCGCGCCGAGACGCCCAGCGACCTCCCGGCCCAGATCAACCGTATCCGCGCCATCGTGGACGCCGTGGGCCTGCCGAGACTGGAAGTCAACGGGTACGAGGCCGATGACGTGATCGGCACGCTGGCCAAGAAAGCCGAGGCGCACGGCATGAACGCGGTGATCGTGACCTCCGATCGAGACAGCTACCAGCTGCTGACCGAGCGCGTCAAGGTGCTGACCAGCGATTTCAAGCTGCTCGGTCCGGCAGACGTGCTGGAAAAGTACGGCGTCAGCGTCTCTCAGTGGGTCGATTACCGCTCGCTGACCGGTGACGCCAGCGACAACATCCCCGGCGCGAAGGGCATCGGCCCCAAGACAGCGTCCAAACTCCTCCAGGAACACGGCACCCTCGACGAGGTGATTGCCCGCGCCCAGGACGGCACGCTGGAACCCAAGGGCGCACGCGAGAAGATCCTGGCGAGCCTGAGTAACGTCTACAAGAGCCGTGATCTGTCGTGCATGGTGACTGATCTGCCACTCGACATCGAGATGGCGACCCACGCGGGCGCGGGCGACCCGGCGACGCTCGACGCTCTGCTAACCGAACTCGACCTGGGCAGTGTACGACGCGACCTCGAAGCACTTCGGAGCGGCGAAATCGGCGAGAGCACCCCTGTTGCCGAACCCGCAAGCCTACTGCGCGAGGTGCCGCAGGCCGAGTGGCGCACCCCCGGCGAGGGCGTGATGTGGGGCTACCTGCTGTCGCGCGAGGACGACTTGAGCGCTGAGCTGCTTCAGGCCGCGACTTACGACAGCGACGTTACCCGCACCGCACCGCTTGAGTTTGAGCCGGTTGAGCAGGAGTCACTTGAAACCACTTCATCGCCCGAAGAAGCGCTATTTGAGGAAGTGGCCAGCAATAAGAAAGCCAAATCAAAGGCCAAGCCCAAACCCGAACCGCTCGGTCACGTCAATGAAGCCGAATTCGTGGGCCAGCGTGAGATCCGGGCGGCAGGGGCCAAGGCGCTGGCGACCCACCTGCAAGTGCGCGGTCTCAAGATTGAGCCGGGCGACGACCCGCTGCTGATTGCCTACCTGCTCGACCCGGCCAACACCGCCATGCCCGCCGTGAGCCAGCGCTACCTGCACGCACGCTGGCCGGGCGACGCGGCGGGGCGGGCAGCCCTCAGCGGCCAGCTCTGGGAGCTGCTGCTGCCGCAGCTCGACGAGGCGCGACTCAAACTCTACTACGACATCGAAAAACCGCTCTCGCAGGTGCTGGCCCGCATGGAAGTGCGCGGGGTCAAGCTCGACAGCGCTTACCTGCGCGGGCTGAGCGGGGCGATGGGAGCGCGCATCCAGACGCTGGAGGCCGAGATCCACGTTCACGCCGGGCACGTCTTCTCGGTGAGCAGCCGCGATCAGCTCGAAGCGGTGCTCTACGACGAATTGCAGCTCGAAACGGGCCGCAAGACCAAGCTGACCGGCAAGCGCTCGACGGCGGTAGCGGCGCTGGAACCGCTCCGGGACGAGCACCCAATCATTCCGGCGCTGCTGGAATACCGTGAACTCAGCAAGTTGCGCGGCACCTACCTCGACCCCATGCCCAATCTGGTCAACCCCCGCACTGGGCGGCTGCATACCACCTTCGCCCAGACCATCGCGGCGACGGGCCGACTGAGCAGCCTCAACCCCAACCTCCAGAACATCCCGATCCGCTCGGCGGTGGGCCGCGAGATTCGCAAGGGCTTTATCGCCGAGGCGGGCTTTACCTTGCTGAGCGCCGACTACTCGCAGATCGAGCTGCGGCTGCTGGCCGACATCTCCGGCGACCTGCTGATGCAGGAAGCTTTTCAGACCGGGGCCGACATTCACCGCCGCACCGCCTCGCAGGTGCTGGGCGTGGACGAGAACAATGTCAGCATCGAGCAGCGCCGGGCCGCCAAGACGGTCAATTTTGGGGTGCTCTACGGCATGAGCGCCCACCGCCTCAGCCGCGACCTGGGCATCCCCTACGCAGATGCCAGCGGCTTTATCGACCGCTATTTCGAGACCTACCCCGGCATTCGCGGCTACATTGACCGCACCCTGGCGTTTGGCCGCGAACACGGCTACGTCGAGACGCTGTACGGACGGCGGCGCTACGTTCCGGAACTGGTGAGCACCAACCGCACCGTGCGCGAGGCGGGCGAGCGGCTGGCCTACAACATGCCGATTCAGGGCACCGCCGCCGACATCATCAAGATCGCCATGATCAGGCTGGACGAACCACTGATGGCGTTGGGCGCGCGGATGCTGCTGCAAGTCCACGACGAACTGCTGGTCGAAGCCCCACTCGGTAAGGCCGACGAGGTGGCAGAACTCGTCAAGGCCACCATGATGGGCGCGGCCCAGCTCAGCGTGCCGCTGAATGTGGAAGTCGGACGCGGGCCGGACTGGTTCGATACCAAGTAA
- a CDS encoding undecaprenyl-diphosphate phosphatase, whose protein sequence is MDWLYSIILGIVEGLTEFLPVSSTGHLIVAGDLLRVPWPKTTLDTFEVVIQGGAILAVVVYYWRDLVQQARTINKDAGVQRLWLGIVVACIPAVILGVLFGNKIKALLFTPTVVAWALIVGGVLMYLIELRPRPATTHKLESINLRQAIIIGAAQCLALLWPGFSRSASSILGGMLTGLDRPTATKFSFYLGIPVLGGATLLDFVKHRHDLGSAGVTNVGIGFVVSFIVAYFVIGWLLRFISTHNFKGFAVYRIIAGIVILGLIASGVIHNVNRA, encoded by the coding sequence ATGGACTGGCTCTACAGCATCATTCTCGGCATCGTGGAGGGACTCACCGAATTCCTCCCCGTTTCTTCCACCGGCCACCTGATCGTGGCGGGCGACCTCCTGCGCGTGCCGTGGCCGAAAACGACGCTCGACACCTTTGAGGTCGTCATTCAGGGCGGCGCGATTCTGGCGGTGGTGGTCTACTACTGGCGCGACCTGGTGCAGCAGGCCCGCACCATTAACAAGGACGCGGGCGTGCAGCGGCTGTGGCTGGGCATTGTCGTGGCCTGCATTCCCGCCGTGATTCTGGGGGTACTCTTCGGCAACAAGATCAAGGCGCTGCTGTTCACGCCCACGGTGGTCGCCTGGGCGCTGATCGTGGGCGGCGTGCTGATGTACCTGATCGAGTTGCGCCCACGCCCGGCGACCACCCACAAGCTTGAGAGTATCAACCTGCGCCAGGCCATCATCATCGGTGCGGCGCAGTGTCTGGCGCTGCTGTGGCCCGGCTTCTCGCGCTCGGCCAGCAGCATTCTCGGCGGCATGCTGACGGGCCTGGACCGCCCCACCGCCACCAAGTTCAGCTTTTACCTGGGCATTCCGGTGCTGGGCGGCGCGACCCTGCTCGATTTCGTCAAGCACCGCCACGACCTCGGCTCGGCGGGCGTGACCAACGTGGGCATCGGCTTTGTGGTCAGCTTCATCGTGGCCTACTTCGTCATCGGCTGGCTGCTGCGCTTTATCAGCACCCACAATTTCAAGGGCTTCGCCGTCTACCGGATCATCGCGGGCATCGTCATTCTGGGACTAATCGCCAGTGGGGTCATCCATAACGTCAACCGCGCCTGA
- a CDS encoding PadR family transcriptional regulator, whose protein sequence is MPRPPNISPQTQAILAQLAESHPAWAHGYDLSKATDLKSGTLYPILRRLHEAELLDAEWEPSPHAGKPPRHIYRLSEAGLKLARERREETAPILRGALL, encoded by the coding sequence ATGCCCAGACCTCCCAACATCAGCCCGCAGACGCAGGCCATACTTGCGCAGCTTGCGGAGTCGCATCCCGCCTGGGCACACGGTTACGACCTGAGCAAGGCCACTGACCTCAAAAGTGGCACGCTCTACCCGATTTTGAGGCGCTTGCACGAAGCCGAACTCCTGGACGCCGAATGGGAGCCGTCGCCGCACGCGGGCAAACCGCCGCGCCACATCTACCGCCTGAGCGAAGCGGGGCTGAAGCTGGCTCGGGAGCGGCGTGAGGAAACGGCACCGATATTGAGGGGGGCGCTACTGTGA
- a CDS encoding zinc ribbon domain-containing protein, which translates to MSESGQLEQLYRVQVLDLELDRLRAEEDQISDGLRAARTQQGSINNQLEDTEIELEKVDRQVRQLELDLASSRDQVARNRTEQDRNATNAKLQSQYESVILQLSERVSDYQEALEPLHAQQVALRERASGLRGEHKALRPSLGSLEEADEARVQGLRDQGQDMRTERAGLVGRTEPRLVKEYELIRKGKKGIGIVSYTAGRCQGCNVQLPVNIQQRAAGGKLPPVKCPSCGRILFKI; encoded by the coding sequence ATGAGCGAAAGCGGACAACTGGAACAGCTTTACCGTGTGCAGGTTTTGGACCTGGAACTTGACCGCCTGCGCGCCGAGGAAGATCAGATTTCAGACGGGTTGCGGGCCGCCCGCACGCAGCAGGGCAGCATCAACAACCAGCTCGAAGACACCGAGATCGAGCTGGAGAAGGTGGACCGTCAGGTGCGGCAGCTCGAACTCGATCTGGCCAGCAGCCGCGATCAGGTGGCCCGCAACAGAACCGAGCAGGACCGCAACGCCACCAACGCCAAGTTGCAGTCGCAGTACGAGAGCGTCATCTTGCAGCTCTCCGAGCGCGTCTCGGACTACCAGGAAGCGCTGGAGCCGCTGCACGCCCAGCAGGTGGCCCTGCGTGAGCGCGCCAGTGGTCTGCGCGGCGAGCACAAGGCGCTGCGGCCCTCGCTGGGCAGCCTGGAAGAGGCCGACGAGGCCCGCGTGCAGGGTCTGCGCGACCAGGGCCAGGACATGCGGACCGAGCGCGCTGGGTTGGTGGGCCGCACCGAGCCGAGACTGGTCAAGGAGTACGAGCTGATCCGCAAGGGCAAGAAAGGCATCGGGATCGTGTCGTATACGGCGGGAAGGTGCCAGGGCTGCAATGTGCAGTTGCCGGTCAACATCCAGCAGCGGGCCGCTGGCGGCAAACTGCCCCCGGTCAAGTGCCCCTCGTGCGGGCGGATTCTCTTCAAAATCTGA
- a CDS encoding L-serine ammonia-lyase, iron-sulfur-dependent, subunit beta encodes MTLDEILNAPSPASQWVLDSDCAESGLTPAIVKEAMRSRIAEMRDSVERGLASSAPSTTGMVGWNAKGLWDAPDLLQAPLLRRVQAYAMAVNEENARMGRIVAAPTAGSAGTIPGALLGVADHLKILDDDLVMPMVLAAGVGKAISKQMFISGAAGGCQAEIGSSAAMAAAAVTELLGGSSRACVHAAAMALMNTIGLVCDPVGGYVEVPCVSRNAFFAVHAVSSAQLALSNLESFIPPDEVISAMAQVGRMMPLELRETAEGGLAQTPTGLAVTARMEGK; translated from the coding sequence ATGACTTTAGACGAGATTCTGAACGCCCCCTCGCCCGCCTCGCAGTGGGTGCTGGACAGCGACTGCGCTGAGAGCGGTCTGACTCCTGCCATCGTCAAGGAAGCCATGCGCTCCCGCATTGCCGAGATGCGGGACAGCGTGGAGCGGGGGCTGGCCTCCAGTGCGCCGAGCACCACCGGCATGGTCGGCTGGAACGCCAAGGGCCTATGGGACGCGCCAGACCTGCTACAAGCACCGCTACTGAGGCGGGTGCAGGCCTACGCAATGGCCGTCAACGAGGAAAATGCCCGGATGGGCCGGATCGTCGCCGCACCGACGGCAGGCAGCGCCGGGACAATTCCCGGAGCGCTGCTGGGCGTGGCCGATCATCTGAAGATCTTAGACGACGATCTGGTGATGCCGATGGTGCTGGCGGCGGGCGTGGGCAAGGCCATCAGCAAGCAGATGTTCATCAGCGGTGCGGCGGGCGGCTGTCAGGCCGAGATCGGCTCCAGCGCGGCAATGGCGGCGGCGGCAGTCACCGAACTGCTGGGCGGGTCTTCAAGGGCCTGCGTCCACGCAGCGGCGATGGCGCTGATGAACACCATCGGGCTGGTGTGCGATCCAGTGGGCGGCTACGTGGAAGTGCCGTGCGTCTCGCGCAATGCCTTCTTCGCCGTTCATGCGGTCAGCTCGGCACAGTTGGCCCTCTCCAATCTCGAGAGCTTCATTCCGCCGGACGAGGTGATCTCGGCCATGGCGCAGGTCGGTCGGATGATGCCGCTGGAACTGCGCGAAACGGCGGAGGGTGGGCTGGCGCAGACGCCGACGGGGCTGGCAGTGACGGCGAGAATGGAGGGGAAATAA
- a CDS encoding HAMP domain-containing protein produces MKYTVVIEQAVPEEQQAQLQQALASRFQLSADQARKLATRRGGRLMKPTGRERAAVLLEIFKEVNAQVRLEQVAEAAELPGAVPAAAPLLGRSPTPLSLNQTDLHATEFGQTVLPREPGREQSVATLDSPVMVARAEPGFSGTSAVSAVAAASLVPATDNFWDELAAPAFRPSATNTSGGLFMPDTGSQPESRLSEAQPVLASQPGGVLASTDLLGLGSLSTSRSSLGSLDSAPADSWSDFTGALTMTETPAAPKVADEAPEMLMQSTEHDTPLGRRQPLLRRLTVASVTPLAVYTVLTLSTLSIVLTSSQRSLISTSAATIAAAVGSVLNTTDQNTVNQQLGTLLNRQSVGFVQVELPDGTTFFRSQSPGLDAVLGERVGTWVKSNPSSGVFVQNDTPAQLYDAQLQQLISVGAQDSEPAAALKRAVNNPDNQTISNRNFQVERIGVYAKPDGSRETRGANEKSTNPLLYRIAVGVPIDSAQTQLRNTLLILLVAGLLAMLLGAALAARAARRIVQPIERLVTAADAISLGNLSQSVKAESNDEVGDLAQALERMRLSLDAAMERLRKRRKT; encoded by the coding sequence ATGAAATACACCGTCGTGATCGAACAGGCCGTTCCGGAAGAGCAGCAGGCGCAGCTTCAGCAGGCGCTCGCCAGCCGCTTTCAGCTCTCCGCCGACCAGGCCCGCAAACTGGCGACCCGCCGGGGAGGCCGCCTGATGAAACCCACCGGGCGCGAACGCGCCGCCGTGCTGCTGGAGATCTTCAAGGAAGTCAACGCCCAGGTGCGCCTGGAGCAGGTGGCCGAGGCTGCCGAGTTGCCGGGCGCGGTGCCTGCCGCCGCACCGCTACTGGGCAGGTCGCCCACTCCACTCTCCCTTAACCAGACCGACCTGCACGCTACCGAATTCGGTCAGACAGTTCTGCCGCGTGAGCCGGGACGCGAGCAGAGTGTCGCCACGCTGGACAGCCCGGTGATGGTGGCCCGCGCCGAGCCAGGTTTCTCAGGCACTTCGGCAGTGTCGGCAGTGGCCGCCGCATCCCTCGTCCCCGCCACCGACAATTTCTGGGACGAACTGGCCGCGCCCGCCTTCAGGCCTTCGGCTACCAACACTTCCGGCGGCCTCTTCATGCCGGACACCGGCAGCCAGCCCGAATCCCGCTTGTCCGAAGCACAGCCGGTGCTGGCGTCGCAGCCCGGCGGCGTGCTTGCCAGTACGGATCTGTTGGGTCTGGGCAGCCTCAGCACGAGTCGCTCCAGCCTGGGCAGCCTTGACTCGGCTCCCGCCGACAGCTGGTCAGATTTCACCGGGGCGCTGACCATGACCGAGACACCCGCCGCGCCGAAAGTCGCCGACGAAGCGCCGGAAATGCTGATGCAGTCCACCGAGCACGACACGCCGCTGGGCCGCCGCCAGCCGCTACTGCGCCGCCTCACCGTCGCCTCGGTGACGCCGCTGGCCGTCTACACGGTGCTGACCCTGAGCACCCTGAGCATCGTGCTGACCTCCTCGCAACGCTCGCTGATCTCGACCAGCGCCGCGACCATCGCCGCCGCCGTGGGATCGGTCCTCAACACCACCGATCAGAACACTGTTAACCAGCAGCTTGGCACCCTGCTCAACCGCCAGTCGGTGGGCTTCGTGCAAGTCGAGCTGCCGGACGGCACCACCTTCTTCCGCAGCCAGTCACCGGGCCTCGACGCGGTGCTGGGCGAGCGGGTCGGTACCTGGGTCAAGTCCAATCCGTCGAGCGGCGTGTTCGTGCAAAACGATACCCCGGCGCAGCTCTACGACGCCCAGCTCCAGCAACTCATCAGCGTGGGCGCGCAGGACTCCGAACCGGCGGCGGCGCTCAAGCGGGCCGTCAACAACCCCGACAACCAGACCATCAGCAACCGCAATTTCCAGGTGGAGCGCATCGGGGTGTACGCCAAGCCCGACGGCAGCCGCGAAACACGCGGAGCCAACGAGAAAAGCACCAATCCCCTGCTCTACCGCATCGCCGTCGGCGTGCCGATTGACTCGGCCCAGACCCAGCTTCGCAATACCTTGCTGATCTTGCTGGTGGCGGGCCTGCTAGCCATGCTGCTGGGCGCAGCGCTGGCCGCCCGCGCGGCGCGGCGCATCGTGCAGCCGATCGAGCGACTGGTGACGGCTGCCGACGCCATCAGTCTCGGGAACCTGAGCCAGTCGGTGAAGGCCGAGTCCAATGACGAAGTGGGCGATCTGGCCCAGGCGCTGGAGCGCATGCGCCTGAGCCTCGACGCCGCAATGGAGCGCCTGCGCAAGCGCCGCAAGACCTGA
- a CDS encoding DUF1304 domain-containing protein, whose amino-acid sequence MHTLALILVTLVALEHLSILILEMFLWRTERAQRIFGISPALSEQTVTMAANQGLYNGFLAAGLIWGLVSGRADVMVFFLACVVIAGLYGAVTVSPRIAVVQALPAALGLIAVWLS is encoded by the coding sequence GTGCATACGCTAGCGCTGATTCTGGTGACCCTGGTGGCCCTAGAACACCTCTCCATCCTGATTCTGGAAATGTTTCTGTGGCGCACTGAGCGCGCCCAGCGGATCTTCGGCATCAGCCCGGCGCTCTCGGAGCAGACCGTGACGATGGCCGCCAATCAGGGCCTCTACAACGGCTTTCTGGCGGCGGGCCTGATCTGGGGCCTGGTGAGCGGACGCGCCGACGTGATGGTCTTTTTCCTGGCCTGTGTGGTAATCGCCGGACTCTACGGCGCGGTGACGGTCAGCCCGCGCATCGCCGTGGTGCAGGCGCTTCCGGCGGCGCTGGGGCTGATCGCGGTGTGGCTATCATGA